The Daucus carota subsp. sativus chromosome 9, DH1 v3.0, whole genome shotgun sequence genome window below encodes:
- the LOC108192313 gene encoding protein EXECUTER 1, chloroplastic, giving the protein MYFLRRKMCSSLKTASFHLPSPSHAFLSSTVNPECSGLRNPDWVKALRTTSFWFSRFSSAPITDDTKFEAKESLVSAEDWNRWLKVFDENDQQARLVSDLKSQYTCAAEKEDYETAVRLQVEITAASQNDGAARLMSNLNKAIEEERYEDATFLRDQTGAGLLGWWAGVSQDHKNPYGQIIHISPEHGRFVAKSYSPWQLATAKDGTPLFEIYVSTGKEAMHKEQATYLKHEAVPEEFRGVADKLYLDFRLSHLTPYANQDMWAETLRKFAVALGKDATKQTFLDMFEHSRVKGKYEGYEGKHGGYEGKHGGCEGKHGSYEERYGGYEGKHGAYDGKHAGYEGKYEGYFQFGKGSKNIGEERTVIHHKFAVGSIVQKAKGNLKNDFLRVPARLDRKDYFSFSLGVEENKDQKVSSDYRLEDDHTWDHDILRYVNCVGRGMVYNKTGCDKLQLFALSQAENQQPLLSGLTTFNRIIIPTSSDPLNGLYIGSNGYLVTEVIQIRRQFGQWPGGDGIDDLSRLEPCNYVEVVKLTGDPNVPAGQATFRAKVAEKYKLPLWSLLEKEYGAVARYKGEGRLTGFQESKWVDVEIFILGEECRKEGFAIGFLYPTQDYCFLKLFKQLRLESFGGPP; this is encoded by the exons ATGTATTTTCTGAGAAGGAAGATGTGCAGCAGTTTGAAAACGGCGTCGTTTCATCTTCCCTCTCCGTCTCATGCTTTTCTTAGCTCTACTGTCAACCCTGAATGCTCCGGTTTGCGAAACCCTGACTGGGTTAAAGCTCTGCGTACGACGTCGTTTTGGTTTTCCAGGTTTTCAAGTGCTCCGATCACGGATGACACGAAGTTCGAGGCGAAAGAGAGTTTGGTTAGTGCAGAGGATTGGAACAGGTGGCTTAAGGTTTTTGATGAAAATGATCAACAAGCTAGACTTGTCTCTGATTTGAAG TCACAGTATACTTGTGCTGCTGAGAAAGAAGATTATGAAACTGCTGTTCGGCTTCAAGTAGAAATCACAGCAGCTAGTCAGAATGATGGTGCTGCCAGATTAATGTCTAATCTGAAC AAAGCCATCGAGGAAGAGCGTTATGAGGATGCAACATTCTTGCGGGATCAAACTGGTGCAGGTTTG TTGGGGTGGTGGGCTGGCGTTTCGCAAGATCATAAAAATCCTTATGGTCAGATTATTCACATAAGTCCAGAGCATGGAAGATTCGTAGCAAAAAGTTATAGTCCTTG GCAGCTTGCAACTGCCAAAGATGGGACCCCTCTTTTTGAGATATATGTTTCAACCGGTAAAGAGGCCATGCACAAGGAGCAG GCTACCTACCTTAAGCATGAGGCAGTTCCTGAAGAATTTCGTGGGGTTGCGGACAAGTTGTATTTAGATTTTCGTCTTTCTCACTTGACGCCCTATGCAAATCAGGACATGTGGGCTGAGACTCTTAGGAAATTTGCGGTAGCATTAGGAAAGGATGCTACAAAACAGACATTTTTAGACATGTTTGAACATAGTCGGGTGAAAGGAAAATATGAAGGCTATGAAGGAAAACATGGAGGTTATGAAGGAAAACATGGAGGCTGCGAAGGAAAACATGGAAGCTATGAAGAAAGATATGGAGGCTACGAAGGAAAACATGGAGCCTACGATGGAAAACATGCAGGCTATGAAGGAAAATATGAAGGCTATTTTCAATTCGGGAAGGGTTCAAAGAATATAGGTGAAGAGAGAACTGTAATTCACCATAAATTTGCTGTTGGTAGCATAGTTCAGAAAGCAAAGGGGAACCTTAAAAATGATTTCCTCCGAGTACCAGCCAGGCTGGATAGAAAAGACTACTTCTCATTCTCTCTGGGTGTGGAAGAAAACAAAGATCAAAAGGTTTCTAGTGACTACAGGCTTGAAGATGATCATACTTGGGACCATGACATCCTTCGTTATGTGAACTGTGTTGGCAGGGGGATGGTATACAATAAG ACTGGATGTGATAAATTACAGTTGTTTGCTCTTAGCCAGGCTGAAAATCAGCAACCTTTACTATCTGGATTAACAACCTTCAACCGAATTATTATTCCAACATCTTCAGATCCTCTAAACG GGCTGTACATTGGTTCTAATGGTTACCTTGTGACGGAGGTGATTCAGATTAGACGTCAGTTTGGTCAATGGCCAGGAGGTGATGGGATAGATGACCTTTCAAGGCTTGAGCCATGCAATTATGTAGAAGTTGTGAAACTGACTGGTGATCCCAATGTGCCAGCTGGCCAGGCAA CGTTTAGAGCAAAAGTTGCGGAAAAATACAAGCTTCCTTTGTGGTCCCTGCTAGAAAAAGAATATGGAGCG GTTGCTCGCTATAAAGGAGAAGGCAGGTTAACTGGTTTTCAGGAGTCTAAATGGGTTGATGTTGAAATCTTTATTCTCGGGGAAGAG TGTCGCAAAGAAGGATTTGCTATTGGATTTCTTTATCCTACCCAAGATTATTGCTTCCTGAAATTGTTTAAGCAGCTGAGATTGGAAAGCTTTGGGGGACCTCCGTGA